From Micromonospora rhizosphaerae, the proteins below share one genomic window:
- a CDS encoding S8 family peptidase has translation MSIARLLAGTAVATALVAVAATPVQAAVNDPLYDKQWGLRQLHAEQAWATSTGTGVVIAVVDTGVDLGHPDLKSKLVPGATFVDCGPTSCGNGDWRGPNGKPDADDEHGTHVAGIAAAATGNGVGVAGVAPDAKIMPIKVLEAGSGSFADIAAGIRYAADHGAKVVNLSLGALPGSQALTLTGLEADATEAIAYAQAKGVAVIAAAGNETAPLCDTPAWEPGALCVAATDRNEVKAWYSNLGAKADLKAVAAPGGAGLVNCDDDVWSSVPVGTGSAACGQGDYEAYAGTSMATPYVSGVAALLFAQGRSLDNVYSVLMSTARTPVAGLRGVYSPTYGWGLVDAQAAVAAPRT, from the coding sequence ATGTCGATCGCCCGGTTACTCGCCGGCACCGCGGTGGCCACCGCCCTGGTGGCCGTCGCCGCCACGCCCGTGCAGGCGGCCGTCAACGATCCGTTGTACGACAAGCAGTGGGGCCTGCGGCAGCTCCACGCCGAACAGGCGTGGGCGACCAGCACCGGAACGGGCGTGGTGATCGCGGTGGTGGACACCGGCGTCGACCTCGGCCACCCGGACCTCAAGTCCAAGCTGGTTCCCGGCGCGACCTTCGTCGACTGCGGCCCGACCTCCTGCGGAAACGGCGACTGGCGGGGCCCGAACGGCAAGCCCGACGCCGACGACGAGCACGGCACGCATGTGGCGGGCATCGCGGCCGCGGCCACCGGCAACGGCGTCGGTGTCGCCGGAGTCGCCCCCGACGCCAAGATCATGCCGATCAAGGTGCTGGAGGCGGGCAGTGGCAGCTTCGCCGACATCGCCGCCGGCATCCGCTACGCGGCCGACCACGGCGCCAAGGTGGTCAACCTCAGTCTCGGCGCGCTGCCGGGCTCCCAGGCCCTCACCCTCACCGGGCTCGAGGCCGACGCGACCGAGGCGATCGCGTACGCGCAGGCGAAGGGCGTCGCCGTCATCGCCGCCGCCGGCAACGAGACCGCACCCCTCTGCGACACCCCGGCCTGGGAACCCGGTGCCCTGTGCGTCGCCGCCACCGACCGGAACGAGGTGAAGGCGTGGTACTCCAACCTGGGGGCGAAGGCTGACCTGAAGGCGGTGGCCGCCCCCGGTGGCGCCGGCCTCGTCAACTGCGACGACGACGTGTGGTCCAGCGTCCCGGTGGGCACCGGCTCGGCCGCCTGTGGACAGGGCGACTACGAGGCCTACGCCGGCACGTCGATGGCGACGCCCTACGTGTCGGGAGTCGCGGCTCTGCTCTTCGCCCAGGGCCGCAGCCTCGACAACGTGTACTCGGTGCTGATGTCCACCGCCCGCACCCCGGTCGCCGGCCTGCGCGGCGTCTACTCGCCGACGTACGGCTGGGGCCTTGTGGACGCCCAAGCCGCCGTGGCCGCGCCGCGCACCTGA
- a CDS encoding SRPBCC domain-containing protein codes for MIEIGAQVDLPHPADRVWHALTDRGLLARWFTEAEVEARGRLLLHTAGLPGFDAAVDAEVTDRRPPELIALHCQEAGRRSRLTCAITPTTEGCRLSVREVLEHGTWPAEQRVHREQCYQQALDGRLRAILDWLAFQQVDLRRGEVGMTAELPVTEAFDDVPTDRRRRVLIAVLAAAALTIGVSAWTVLPDEQEHGAGPNPLPVLATAPSATSRSPEATAASRPKRTATPSDLRPSRTPTGKASRTPASIPPSAPPVTARYETVSTRVFGYTGEVVVDNAGGAAARDWTVVVTLSEGGTIASASGADWRQDGQAVTFTGPPVPAGKAQTFRFDVRDALTRAPQGCTINDNPCAGL; via the coding sequence GTGATCGAGATCGGCGCGCAGGTCGACTTGCCCCACCCGGCTGACCGGGTCTGGCACGCATTGACGGATCGAGGGTTGCTCGCCCGGTGGTTCACCGAAGCCGAGGTGGAGGCGCGGGGACGGCTGCTGCTGCACACGGCGGGGCTGCCCGGCTTCGACGCCGCCGTCGACGCGGAGGTGACCGATCGGCGGCCACCGGAGCTGATCGCTCTGCACTGCCAGGAGGCCGGCCGGCGCTCGCGCCTGACCTGTGCCATCACCCCGACGACCGAGGGCTGCCGGCTGTCGGTCCGCGAGGTCCTGGAGCACGGCACCTGGCCCGCCGAGCAGCGCGTCCACCGCGAGCAGTGCTACCAGCAGGCGCTGGACGGGCGGCTCCGGGCCATCCTTGACTGGCTGGCCTTCCAGCAGGTCGACCTGCGGCGCGGCGAGGTCGGGATGACGGCCGAGTTGCCGGTGACGGAGGCGTTTGATGACGTGCCGACCGACCGCCGCCGCCGCGTGCTGATCGCTGTCCTCGCCGCGGCAGCACTGACCATCGGTGTATCGGCGTGGACCGTGCTGCCGGACGAGCAGGAACACGGCGCCGGACCGAACCCATTGCCGGTGCTGGCGACCGCCCCGAGCGCCACGAGCCGCTCACCTGAGGCGACCGCCGCCTCGCGCCCCAAGCGGACCGCCACTCCGAGCGACCTCCGCCCGAGCCGGACCCCCACCGGGAAAGCCTCGCGCACGCCTGCCTCGATCCCGCCCTCGGCCCCTCCCGTGACGGCCCGCTACGAGACCGTGTCGACCCGGGTCTTCGGCTACACCGGCGAGGTGGTGGTGGACAACGCGGGCGGCGCGGCGGCCAGGGATTGGACGGTGGTCGTCACCCTGTCCGAGGGCGGCACGATCGCGAGCGCCAGCGGGGCGGACTGGCGGCAGGACGGGCAGGCCGTCACCTTCACCGGGCCGCCCGTACCGGCCGGGAAGGCGCAGACATTCAGGTTCGACGTCCGCGACGCGCTCACCAGGGCGCCCCAGGGCTGCACGATCAACGACAACCCGTGCGCCGGCCTGTGA
- a CDS encoding MFS transporter, with amino-acid sequence MVWFGIVAMLADVVYEGARSITGPLLAHLGASALVVGVITGVGEASALVLRLVTGPLADRTGRFWAWTIAGYVITVVSVPPLGLTSVLWVACALVIGERVGKAVRQPAKDTLLSHAAAVTGRGRGFAVHEALDQVGALAGPLAVAGVLAATGNDYGPALLTLAVPGALALILVVWLRVRVPHPARYEPGATTEPTAGKMPRPAQITAGVARLPGTFWVYAGFTGLTMTGFATFGVLSFHLVRAGLLPASAVPVLYAAAMVVDAMAAIATGWAYDRYGARVLVVLPVAAAFVPALAFSAMVGVAVVGVLVWGAALGIQESTLKATVADLIEPGRRATAYGVFAAVVGVAAAAGGALAGWLYETSIPLLVAVTVALQLVALGVLVTTLRRARASRRTR; translated from the coding sequence GTGGTGTGGTTCGGCATCGTGGCGATGCTGGCCGATGTCGTCTACGAAGGCGCCCGGTCCATCACCGGACCCCTGCTGGCTCACCTCGGGGCGAGTGCTCTGGTGGTGGGGGTGATCACCGGCGTCGGTGAGGCGTCCGCGTTGGTGTTGCGGCTGGTGACCGGGCCGCTCGCCGACCGTACCGGTCGTTTCTGGGCGTGGACGATCGCCGGGTACGTCATCACCGTCGTTTCCGTCCCGCCGCTCGGCTTGACCTCGGTGCTGTGGGTGGCCTGCGCACTCGTCATCGGCGAACGGGTCGGAAAGGCCGTCCGGCAGCCGGCGAAGGACACCCTGCTGTCTCATGCGGCGGCCGTGACGGGTCGCGGACGCGGGTTCGCGGTGCACGAGGCGCTGGACCAGGTCGGCGCGTTGGCCGGTCCACTTGCGGTGGCCGGTGTGCTGGCGGCAACGGGGAACGACTACGGACCGGCGCTGCTCACGCTCGCGGTGCCCGGGGCGCTCGCGCTCATCCTGGTGGTGTGGTTGCGCGTCCGCGTCCCTCACCCTGCCCGCTACGAACCGGGCGCGACCACCGAGCCGACAGCGGGCAAGATGCCACGTCCAGCGCAGATCACGGCGGGTGTCGCCCGGCTGCCGGGCACGTTCTGGGTGTACGCCGGGTTCACGGGGCTCACCATGACGGGGTTCGCGACGTTCGGGGTGTTGTCCTTCCACCTGGTGCGCGCCGGCCTGCTCCCCGCCTCGGCGGTGCCCGTGCTGTACGCCGCGGCGATGGTCGTCGACGCGATGGCTGCCATCGCCACCGGATGGGCGTACGACCGGTACGGGGCCCGGGTCCTCGTCGTCCTGCCGGTCGCGGCCGCGTTCGTGCCCGCGCTGGCGTTCTCCGCCATGGTCGGGGTCGCCGTGGTGGGCGTGCTGGTGTGGGGCGCCGCCCTGGGCATACAGGAGTCGACGCTGAAGGCAACCGTCGCCGACCTCATCGAGCCGGGCAGACGGGCCACTGCCTACGGCGTCTTCGCCGCGGTCGTCGGTGTCGCTGCCGCGGCTGGCGGGGCGCTGGCTGGTTGGCTGTACGAGACGTCGATACCGCTACTGGTGGCCGTCACCGTCGCCCTTCAGTTGGTGGCCCTGGGCGTGCTGGTCACGACACTGCGCCGCGCCCGCGCCTCCCGACGTACCCGGTGA
- a CDS encoding glutathione-independent formaldehyde dehydrogenase, which yields MRAVVYEDVRTVGVHEVPDATLEAETDVLVRITSSALCGTDLHMYDGRTGASPGLVLGHEPLGVVEQVGSAVQTLRPGMRVVIPTHLFCGTCAMCSRGLSAACLRARAEGPGAAYGYAGMGPYRGAQADLLRVPWADANCVAVPGEPGDAYEDDFVLLADAFVTGWHAAATLAGVEPGDTVAVFGAGTIGLLSAYSALLRGARVVYCVDCVDARLDKAGEIGAVPIDFRRGDPVEQIRRDRARAGLPLGEEMLSGVDKVIDAVGFQARDREHPEQERPDQVVADAARLVNPTGAIGVAGVYPDRDLHPRPGATSHEDLVAPWGTLFGKGVAVRFGRTHDRRYTRLLRDLVVSGRARPGVIVTHHGSLTDAPELYRRFDRREDGVIKALLHP from the coding sequence ATGAGAGCCGTGGTCTACGAGGACGTCCGGACCGTCGGGGTGCACGAGGTGCCCGACGCGACGCTGGAGGCGGAGACCGACGTGCTGGTGCGGATCACCTCCAGCGCTTTGTGCGGAACCGACCTGCACATGTACGACGGGCGGACCGGAGCGAGCCCCGGCCTGGTGCTCGGCCACGAACCGCTGGGCGTGGTCGAGCAGGTGGGCAGCGCCGTGCAGACCCTCCGGCCGGGCATGCGGGTGGTGATCCCCACGCACCTGTTCTGCGGCACCTGCGCGATGTGCTCCCGCGGGCTCTCCGCCGCCTGTCTCCGGGCCCGGGCCGAGGGGCCGGGCGCCGCGTACGGCTACGCCGGGATGGGCCCCTACCGGGGCGCCCAGGCCGACCTGCTCCGGGTGCCGTGGGCCGACGCGAACTGCGTAGCGGTGCCCGGGGAGCCCGGCGACGCGTACGAGGACGACTTCGTCCTGCTCGCCGACGCGTTCGTCACCGGCTGGCACGCCGCCGCCACCCTCGCCGGGGTCGAACCCGGCGACACCGTCGCCGTGTTCGGCGCCGGCACCATCGGCCTGCTCAGCGCGTACTCGGCCCTGCTCCGGGGCGCCCGGGTCGTGTACTGCGTGGACTGCGTGGACGCCCGGCTGGACAAGGCCGGCGAGATCGGGGCGGTCCCGATCGACTTCCGCCGCGGCGACCCAGTCGAGCAGATTCGCCGGGACCGGGCACGGGCCGGGCTGCCCCTCGGCGAGGAGATGTTGAGCGGGGTCGACAAGGTGATCGACGCGGTCGGGTTTCAGGCCCGCGATCGCGAACACCCCGAGCAGGAACGCCCCGACCAGGTCGTCGCCGACGCGGCCCGGCTGGTCAACCCGACCGGCGCGATCGGCGTTGCCGGGGTGTACCCGGACCGGGACCTGCACCCCCGCCCGGGCGCGACCAGCCACGAAGACCTGGTCGCACCGTGGGGGACGCTATTCGGCAAGGGCGTCGCGGTCCGGTTCGGCCGTACCCACGACCGCCGCTACACCCGGCTGCTGCGCGACCTGGTGGTCTCCGGCCGGGCCCGGCCCGGCGTCATCGTCACCCACCACGGCAGCCTCACGGACGCACCCGAGCTGTACCGGCGCTTCGACCGCCGCGAGGACGGGGTGATCAAGGCTTTGCTGCACCCGTAG
- a CDS encoding SDR family oxidoreductase, giving the protein MANILITGAGTGLGRGTALGLARAGHHVIAGAEIWPQVRDLRSEAQRHGVQLDAIKLDVTDEIDRRHAFGYDVDILVLNAGVQEAGSVVEIPMARVRRSFEVNVFGHLQLVQGFAPQLLDRGSGKIFWVSSAAGIRTRPWVGIYAATKHAIEALAWAMRMELGPRGIRVATINPGPYRTGYNDTGVEAMFQWRNDTSALLERPDFSQYLDNQYDPQEMIDAMVRVIPMDHHPYRTVCPELSLAQDKEFESQVWASTV; this is encoded by the coding sequence ATGGCGAACATCCTGATCACAGGAGCAGGCACCGGACTCGGTCGGGGCACCGCGCTCGGCCTGGCACGTGCCGGTCATCACGTCATCGCCGGCGCCGAGATCTGGCCCCAGGTCCGTGACCTGCGGTCCGAGGCACAGCGGCACGGTGTGCAGCTCGACGCGATCAAACTCGACGTGACCGATGAGATCGATCGGAGACACGCCTTCGGCTACGACGTCGACATTCTCGTGCTCAACGCCGGTGTCCAGGAGGCGGGCTCCGTGGTGGAGATACCCATGGCCCGGGTTCGCCGATCCTTCGAGGTGAACGTCTTCGGTCACCTGCAACTCGTCCAGGGCTTCGCCCCGCAGCTGCTCGACAGGGGAAGTGGGAAGATTTTCTGGGTGTCGTCGGCGGCGGGCATCCGGACCAGGCCGTGGGTCGGCATCTACGCCGCCACCAAACACGCCATCGAGGCTTTGGCGTGGGCGATGAGAATGGAACTCGGTCCGCGCGGCATTCGAGTGGCCACAATCAATCCCGGCCCCTACCGGACCGGGTACAACGACACGGGCGTGGAGGCGATGTTCCAGTGGCGGAACGACACGAGCGCCCTGCTGGAACGGCCGGACTTCAGTCAGTATCTCGACAACCAGTACGACCCGCAGGAGATGATCGACGCGATGGTCCGGGTAATTCCCATGGATCATCATCCATATCGGACCGTGTGCCCCGAGCTCAGCTTGGCGCAGGACAAGGAATTCGAATCCCAGGTCTGGGCGTCCACGGTATGA
- a CDS encoding NAD(P)-dependent oxidoreductase, translating to MAETQRVAVLGLGGMGRPMAANILRAGLPTVVWNRRPEPARQLGEQGAEVADNPRDAVRGADVVITMVTDADAVVSIADDQGMLAAMADGAIWVQMSTIGVSATERIARMVHERRPDVVLLDAPVAGSRGPAEKGHLVILASGPEQVRERIAPVFDAIGQRTVRWSRPGPPRNCSGSAGTTTRRSTRSPSPSRTSTWRCVKSTSIGSPWRTAWPRSGNGRRNAGSPTRISP from the coding sequence ATGGCGGAGACGCAGCGGGTGGCCGTACTCGGACTCGGCGGCATGGGACGGCCGATGGCGGCGAACATTCTCCGCGCCGGCCTGCCCACGGTCGTCTGGAACCGCCGCCCGGAGCCGGCCCGTCAACTCGGCGAGCAGGGCGCGGAGGTGGCCGACAATCCCCGGGACGCGGTACGCGGGGCGGACGTGGTGATCACGATGGTGACCGACGCGGACGCGGTCGTCTCCATCGCCGACGACCAGGGAATGTTGGCCGCCATGGCGGACGGCGCGATCTGGGTCCAGATGAGCACCATCGGGGTCTCCGCCACGGAACGCATCGCCCGGATGGTGCATGAGCGGCGCCCCGATGTCGTGCTGCTGGACGCGCCGGTGGCGGGCAGCCGGGGCCCGGCGGAGAAGGGGCACCTGGTCATCCTCGCCTCGGGACCGGAGCAGGTCCGGGAACGGATCGCCCCGGTCTTCGACGCCATCGGGCAGCGCACCGTCCGCTGGTCTCGCCCTGGGCCGCCGAGAAACTGCAGCGGATCGGCCGGGACGACTACTCGGCGCAGTACCCGCTCTCCCTCGCCGTCAAGGACGTCAACCTGGCGCTGCGTGAAGTCGACATCGATCGGTTCGCCGTGGCGAACAGCCTGGCCGCGGAGTGGCAACGGGCGGCGGAACGCGGGCTCGCCCACGAGGATCTCACCGTGA
- a CDS encoding Dps family protein: MTQQKVRSDSQPLLHQHGREIQAFGTVRQLPIGLSHDARMYSCERLNRILADTQILHSLYKKHHWLMRGPTFYQLHLLLDKHANEQLELIDMIAERIQTLGGIAVGDPRHVAELTRVPRPPDGAEEVPAMLSRLLEAHELILNDAHDAAARVAEAGDDGSNDLLVSNVIRTNELQTWFIAEHLVDTPIVRV; this comes from the coding sequence ATGACCCAGCAAAAGGTCCGTTCGGACAGCCAGCCGCTACTACACCAGCATGGCCGGGAAATCCAGGCGTTCGGGACCGTGCGGCAGCTACCGATCGGCCTTTCACACGACGCGCGAATGTATTCGTGTGAACGGTTGAACAGGATCCTCGCCGATACCCAAATTCTGCACTCGCTCTACAAGAAGCATCATTGGCTCATGCGCGGGCCGACGTTTTACCAGCTTCATCTGCTGCTGGACAAACACGCGAACGAACAGCTCGAGCTGATCGACATGATCGCCGAGCGTATTCAGACGCTCGGCGGGATCGCGGTGGGGGATCCGCGCCACGTCGCCGAGTTGACCAGGGTGCCCCGCCCGCCCGACGGCGCCGAGGAGGTGCCAGCGATGCTCTCGCGCCTGCTGGAAGCGCACGAGCTGATCCTCAACGACGCGCACGACGCCGCAGCGCGGGTGGCGGAGGCTGGCGACGACGGCAGCAACGACCTTTTGGTATCGAACGTGATCCGCACCAATGAACTGCAGACGTGGTTCATCGCCGAGCACCTCGTCGACACCCCCATCGTCCGGGTCTAG
- a CDS encoding PPC domain-containing DNA-binding protein: MRAREVRHQTGRVLVVVCDKGEEAVVAVGAALREQRLLAARVSAVGGFADAEVGWFDREAGDYRRIPVAEQVEVLSLLGDVAEQDGEPALHVHAVLGRSDGSTVGGHLLRGEVWPTLEVIISEVAPELAKRVDSETGLALISGAD; the protein is encoded by the coding sequence ATGAGGGCGCGGGAGGTGCGCCACCAGACCGGGCGGGTCCTGGTGGTGGTCTGCGACAAGGGGGAGGAGGCGGTCGTCGCCGTCGGGGCGGCCCTGCGCGAGCAGCGGCTGCTCGCCGCCCGGGTGTCCGCGGTGGGCGGGTTCGCCGACGCCGAGGTCGGCTGGTTCGATCGGGAGGCCGGCGACTACCGGCGGATCCCGGTCGCCGAGCAGGTCGAGGTGCTCTCCCTGCTCGGCGACGTCGCTGAGCAGGACGGCGAGCCCGCCCTGCACGTGCACGCGGTGCTGGGACGGTCCGACGGCAGCACGGTCGGCGGGCATCTGCTGCGCGGCGAGGTCTGGCCGACGCTGGAGGTCATCATCTCGGAGGTGGCGCCGGAGTTGGCGAAACGGGTGGATTCGGAGACCGGCCTGGCCTTGATCTCCGGGGCCGACTGA
- a CDS encoding low temperature requirement protein A, producing MLLRERGGPERATFLELFFDLVFVFALTRVSQQAVEHLTGDKRIALLESGQPLLLLLALLMVWYATTAVTDIYDPQRPEIQLLVVATMLGALLMAVAVPQAFGERGLVFAGAYVAIQIGRGLYFVPALRGHPAQRRAERVLFWYGMSAVPWIAGALAPGAVPRAALWTLALAIDYGGIALGQPTPRLGRQPAAELPVVVEHLSERYRQFFIVALGEPILITGITYSGSNFEADRTTALLVSFATIVLIWRIYIYRAGELLPAAMRASRHPARLAGLTAFAHLLMVIGIVAIATGNDLVIAHPATRTDPTWVAVILGGPALYLAGRAVFEYVVSARVSRSRAIGTLGLAAMAPAMTPAPPHIAAIAPVVVLAGVAVADAARARRERFAPPSPPPR from the coding sequence TTGCTGCTGCGCGAAAGGGGGGGCCCGGAGCGCGCCACCTTCCTGGAACTCTTCTTTGATCTGGTGTTCGTCTTCGCGCTCACCCGCGTCTCGCAGCAGGCCGTTGAGCATCTGACCGGGGATAAGCGAATCGCCCTCCTGGAATCCGGCCAGCCACTTCTGCTGCTGCTGGCGCTGTTGATGGTCTGGTACGCCACGACGGCCGTCACCGACATTTACGACCCGCAACGGCCGGAGATCCAACTGCTCGTCGTCGCGACCATGCTCGGCGCCCTGCTGATGGCGGTCGCCGTCCCGCAGGCGTTCGGTGAACGCGGCCTGGTCTTCGCGGGAGCCTACGTCGCCATCCAGATCGGGCGTGGACTCTACTTCGTGCCCGCCCTGCGCGGCCATCCGGCACAGCGCCGGGCGGAGCGCGTGCTCTTCTGGTATGGAATGTCTGCCGTCCCGTGGATTGCCGGCGCCCTGGCCCCCGGAGCTGTGCCCCGCGCGGCGCTGTGGACGCTTGCCCTCGCCATAGACTACGGCGGCATCGCGCTCGGCCAGCCAACACCGCGCCTCGGCCGGCAGCCCGCGGCGGAGTTGCCGGTCGTGGTCGAACACCTGTCTGAGCGGTATCGGCAGTTCTTCATCGTCGCACTCGGCGAGCCCATCCTGATCACGGGTATCACGTACAGTGGCAGCAACTTTGAGGCCGACCGGACCACGGCCCTTCTGGTGTCATTCGCCACCATCGTGCTGATCTGGCGGATCTACATCTACCGCGCGGGCGAACTCTTACCGGCGGCCATGCGGGCGTCCCGCCATCCCGCCCGTCTGGCCGGCTTGACGGCATTCGCCCACCTGCTCATGGTGATCGGCATCGTGGCCATCGCCACGGGCAACGATCTTGTAATTGCCCACCCGGCTACGCGCACCGACCCGACCTGGGTCGCCGTCATCCTCGGCGGACCCGCGTTGTATCTGGCCGGCAGAGCCGTCTTCGAGTACGTGGTGTCCGCACGCGTGTCCCGGTCGCGGGCGATCGGGACGCTCGGGCTGGCCGCCATGGCCCCGGCGATGACCCCCGCGCCGCCGCACATAGCCGCGATCGCGCCCGTCGTCGTCCTGGCCGGAGTCGCCGTCGCCGACGCGGCGCGCGCCCGGCGGGAGCGATTCGCCCCGCCGTCACCTCCCCCAAGATGA
- a CDS encoding TIGR03943 family putative permease subunit, with translation MNRPAQAVVMLLLGGAILRATWTDAYLRYVKQGLRPLLIAAALLLVAAAVMTLRYELRDQPGDRSERDDDHHHGRSGHKVGWLLRLPALGLLMIAPPALGADTVARAGSALTRTEEIAYPPLRPGDPAKLTLLEYGYRAIYDEGRTLRGREIELTGFIATGPDGQPMLARIILACCAADGVPIKIGLRGDVPRLPSDSWVQVRGRWIPHTAKDRINDSHIPYLEVDSWQRIRPPTEQYE, from the coding sequence GTGAACCGACCGGCCCAGGCCGTGGTCATGCTGCTTCTCGGCGGCGCCATCCTCCGTGCCACCTGGACCGACGCGTACCTGCGCTACGTCAAGCAGGGGCTGCGACCACTCCTGATCGCCGCCGCCCTGCTCCTGGTCGCCGCCGCCGTCATGACCCTGCGCTACGAACTACGCGACCAGCCGGGCGATCGGTCGGAGCGCGACGACGACCACCACCATGGCCGCTCCGGCCACAAGGTCGGCTGGCTGCTCCGGCTGCCGGCTCTCGGGCTGCTCATGATCGCCCCGCCCGCCCTCGGCGCGGACACCGTCGCCCGCGCGGGCTCCGCGCTGACCCGCACTGAGGAGATCGCCTACCCGCCACTGCGCCCAGGAGATCCGGCGAAGCTCACCCTGCTCGAGTACGGCTACCGCGCCATCTACGACGAGGGCCGCACCCTGCGGGGCCGCGAGATCGAACTCACCGGCTTCATCGCCACCGGCCCCGACGGCCAGCCCATGCTCGCGCGCATCATCCTCGCCTGCTGCGCCGCCGATGGCGTACCCATCAAGATAGGTCTTCGCGGTGATGTGCCCCGCCTCCCCTCGGACTCGTGGGTGCAGGTGCGGGGCCGCTGGATCCCACACACCGCCAAGGACCGGATCAACGACTCCCACATCCCGTACCTCGAGGTCGACAGCTGGCAACGGATCAGGCCGCCCACCGAGCAGTACGAGTGA
- a CDS encoding permease, producing MDPSATPVATPDPAAPAEPDHLSPPDGATHPPLRRVGDEPIDSVSALLVVLILIAVLHRQIGDLLAGPRVQTWLTVFVSVLVQAVPFLVFGVVLSAVIAVFVPRSFWTRALPRHPALAVPVAGVAGVVLPGCECGSVPIAGSLIRSGVTPAAALAFLLAAPAINPIVLTATAVAFPKNPEMVAARGGASLTVAVLMGWLWLRLGHAEWIRLPHRPHLDGLPRIEAFWAACRHDIVHAGGFLVVGAMAAATINVAVPPSVLHNLAAQPLLSVLALAVLALLLSICSEADAFVAASLSQFSLTARLAFLVVGPMIDLKLISMQTGILGRRFAARFAPATFALAVLVATGLGTVLW from the coding sequence ATGGATCCCTCCGCCACACCGGTGGCGACGCCGGACCCCGCCGCACCGGCCGAGCCAGACCACCTGTCACCCCCTGACGGCGCGACCCATCCGCCGCTGCGGCGGGTGGGGGACGAGCCGATCGACTCGGTCAGCGCGCTCCTCGTGGTTCTGATCCTCATCGCCGTCCTGCACCGGCAGATCGGCGACCTGCTCGCCGGACCGCGCGTCCAGACCTGGCTGACGGTGTTCGTGTCCGTGCTGGTGCAGGCCGTGCCGTTCCTCGTCTTCGGCGTGGTTCTCTCGGCCGTCATCGCGGTGTTCGTACCGCGGTCGTTCTGGACCCGGGCCCTGCCTCGACACCCGGCGCTCGCGGTCCCCGTGGCCGGCGTCGCCGGCGTCGTGCTTCCCGGCTGCGAGTGCGGGTCAGTGCCGATCGCCGGCTCGCTCATCCGTAGCGGGGTCACCCCCGCCGCCGCCCTGGCGTTCCTGCTCGCTGCGCCGGCGATCAATCCGATCGTGCTCACCGCCACGGCCGTGGCCTTTCCGAAGAACCCGGAGATGGTGGCGGCTCGCGGCGGAGCCAGCCTGACGGTAGCGGTGCTCATGGGCTGGCTCTGGCTTCGGCTGGGCCACGCCGAGTGGATCCGCCTGCCGCACCGTCCCCATCTCGACGGCCTACCCCGAATCGAGGCGTTCTGGGCGGCCTGCCGGCACGACATCGTCCATGCCGGCGGCTTCCTCGTCGTCGGGGCGATGGCGGCCGCCACCATCAACGTGGCGGTCCCCCCGTCCGTGCTACACAACCTGGCGGCCCAACCGCTGCTCTCCGTGCTCGCTCTGGCCGTGCTCGCCTTGCTGCTGTCCATCTGCTCGGAGGCCGACGCGTTCGTCGCCGCGTCGCTGTCCCAGTTCTCCCTGACCGCGCGGCTGGCGTTCCTCGTCGTCGGCCCGATGATCGACCTGAAACTGATCTCCATGCAGACCGGCATCCTCGGCCGGCGCTTCGCCGCCCGCTTCGCGCCGGCGACGTTCGCCCTCGCCGTGCTGGTCGCGACCGGACTCGGGACGGTGCTCTGGTGA